A segment of the Luteibaculum oceani genome:
AGACGTCAAAAATAAAAAGTCCACCCACCGATAAATGGTTATTTACATTTGTAAAAGCTGTTAACACCTGATCATTTGTGTTTAAATAACTAAATACGTGAAATAAGGCTATTGCCGAACCAAACGTAAGTCCTAAATTAAATGAACAAACATCCGCCTCTAATGCTTTAAAATTCGGAATATTTTTCTCGTTAGCGACTTTCACCATGCTGTCACTTCTATCAACACCGGTTATGCTTTCAAAAAACGATGCCAAATATCTTGCATGATTACCACTCCCACATCCTATATCTAATAGTGAATCAAAATTTCCATTTAAATGTGAATTAATAACATCCACAACGAAATTAACTTCTTCTCTATATGATTTATTATCATAAAATAAATCATAATATTGAGAATATTTATCGAATGTCATCTTTTATTATTATTTCCTTCTCGCTTATACTATTGAACCTAATTTTGTCCTCCTCGCCACAATACGGTCCCTGTTTAACTTCAATAATCTCAGCATCCTCTAATATTTTAAATCCATGCCCCCCATCAGAAAGCAATACAACATCTCCTGCATTTAAAATCTTAGAACATACATACTGTTGATTGTCACAATAAAAATCAACACGGACCTTACCACTTTTTATTAACAAAACCTCTTGCGTAAGGTGAACTTCTCTTTTTACCAAATTATGCCTATGTGGAACAATTTCATAACCCTCTGGTCGAGACATGTAACCTAGTTGTTGTGAATCAGATTCTTTTGTGAAAAATCTTATACCAGACTCTTTATGATTACTTCTAATTATAATTCCTAAATTTAATTCTTGGTACCGGACATACTCTACCATAATCACTTAAATTTTAATTTCATTTACCAATTAAACAACACCCACCTTAGACATCCATTTATACTGTTCCTTGATTCCGTCCTCGATTGATACCACTGGAGCATAGTTCAACATTTTTTTTGCCGCATCAATCGACGCCAAAGTGTGAGGAACATCTCCATGCTGCATTTCCATATACCTAATTTTCGGTGTTTTCCCAACCACTTTTCCGATTGTATCTACCAATAAATTCAGACTAACCGGAACACTATTTCCCAAATTATAAGTTTGCTTCTCCGCAACATTTACGCTTATAGCAGATAGTATTCCATTTAGAATATCCTCCACAAAAGTATAATCCCGAGTTGCCGTTCCATCTCCAAAGATTATGATTTCCTCCCCTCGATGGATTCTTTGAATAAACTTAAAAATAGCTAAATCTGGTCTTTGACGCGGACCATAAACAGTAAAAAACCTTAATAAGGTCGAAACCACACCGTAATTAAAATTATAAGACTGACATAAATTTTCTCCAGCTATTTTAGAAATAGCATAAGGACTTATTGGCACATTTGTACAATCTTCTTTCCAAGGAGTATCACCATTAATACCATAAACACTGCTAGACGATCCAAATACAACTTTTGCATTTTTAACCTTTGCTAATTTCAATACATTTTCAGTCCCATTGATGTTAACATCGTAGTAAACACTTGGGCTTTTTAAACTCGGACCTACACCGGCCAAAGCTGCCAAATGCACAATTACCCCAAATTCTTCATTTTGAAGTTCATCTAAACTCTGTAATCTCCTTATATCACCCACAACTATATCACCTTGCGGATGTGCTTTTATTTTTTTTAAGTTTTCTATTTTCCTTTTTCTACTGTAAAAATCATCAAAATTATCAACAACAATTACTGATCTTCCTGAGTCCAAAAGTTTTTCGCAAAGCTGACTACCAATAAAACCTGCGCCACCCGTAACAACAATCTTCATTCCAAATAATTACTTTTTCTAACCCAATTCCTAACCTCAACATTGGTTGCATATTGATGAACTAAGTATTTATATCCTTCGTTATAACTTTTCAACAACTGTTTATCCATATCTGTTAACGAGCCTATTCGTAGGAAGTGAACAACCTTTTTTATAGGTTTAATTAAAGACTGCAAAAAACTATCCTTGGAAATTTTATTTTCCGATCTTAATTTTGTGTAAGCATCCGAAACTCCTTGGCAATAACTCCTTTTAAAAAAATAATTTTTACTAAGTCTATCCTTTGTAACCAGATGCCAAACACTTGCCATGGGGTGATATAAACATTTATAATCACTCTTTTTAACATAATTACTCACATAGGACTCACCATCTCCTCTATACTTTATTAATTCAAAAGGAAAACCGTCTGGGTGAAACCCCTCAGTTTCCAATAAAATTTTCTTTCTAATGGAATAATTACAACCAAAAACCAGATTTGGTGATATATACTTCTTACTTTCACCAAGATCCAATAAACTCAATTCACTTAAAACCCTACCATCAGCGTTAGGCTGATTCCACTTTTCATGTATCCAAAATGGTACTTCACCCAAAAATTTGGGCAAGTTTTTTCCACCAATTAATCCAATATTGGAGTCATTTTCAAATTCATTATAAATGGTTTCCAACCACCTAGAAAAGGCTTCTATATCATCATCAGCAAATACCAAATAATCACCTTTTGAATTCATTAGTCCAGCATGTCTACCAACATGTAAACCTATCTTATCTGTGTATATATACTTAAAATAACTAAATGAGCTTTTATATTCTTCACAAATACTTTTTGTATTATCTTTTGAATCATTATCACATACTATAACCTCATAAAACTGTTTATCCAGACTTTGTCTAGCTATCGACTCTAGCGTTCCTCTCAAAAGCTCTGCCCTATTTCTAGTGGGAATAATAACTGATACCTTTAATTTTTCCATGCCCAAAACATATTCGTTAGATGTTTGTGATTATAGGTCAAATGCGTAACCTCCTCGTTCACAACCCTTTGCACACCTTTCGCCCACCCAAAGTCATGAAAACAAATAATGCCACCTGGCTTTAATTTTGGAAACCATAGGTCAAAATCTTTCTTTACTCCTTCGTAGCTATGATCTCCGTCTACAAATAAAAAATCGATTTCACCCTCAAAATTCATTGCCACATCATGGCTATAGCCTTGGCACAAATTAATTTTTCTTCTTACACTAACTACATTTTTTTTAAACTCCGCAAGCGAACTCCAATTTCCTTCTGACATAGCGTCATTTTCCCAAGTGTCCACGCAATTCAATTTACTTCCTTTTTTAAGCCCTTTACATATAAACAAACTACTAGCACCAATATAAGATCCAATTTCAACTGAAATCGCACCCTTTGGTAAAGATTTTGCTAATCTCAACAATACAATAAGTTCTGTTGCAGTTGTATATGTTGGTATATTAAAAGTCCAAATACCATTAAATTTTGCATAAAGGTTTTGCTTTAAACTAAATTTGGGAATGGGTGCTTTACTACTTTCCATCTCTTACTTTTATCACTTTAGCTGGTACCCCACCAATCACTCTATTACTTTCAAAAGATTTAGTTACAACGGAACCTGCAGCAACCACCACACCATTTCCTATGTTAACTCCATCTAAAATTCTTGCTCCTGCCGCAATCCAGACATCACTTCCTATAACAATCCCTTTTCTGCTTTCCTTTTGGTGCATTATTGAAATTTCTAAATCCTTATAACTATGATTAGCTGGTATAATTACAGTTTGGGTTGCAACTCTTACCTTATTTCCCACCTCTAGTCCTCCGTGGCCGTATATTACGCAAAATGGATTGAAAGAACAGTAATCACCAATTGATATATCTCCCCCAAAGGTTATAAATTTAGTATAATCACCCAATTCAATGTTTTCACCAAATACAATCTTTCCACCATATTTTGTATTTATTTCTACACCTTTTCCGATTTTAAAATTGCCCTTGAAATAGATATTTCTTCTTTCAAACCGCCACCTTACCAGTTCCCTTTTAACAAACCGATACAAACCCCTCAACATACATTACTCCTTGTTTGGAATTAAATCCTTTACCACTTTTGTAGACATCACTACCAACAACTTCAAACGCCAAAACCTGTTCAATAAAATCAACGTATTGATTATCACTCACCATAGAAACCGATACGTAAAATCGACCAGAATTAAAATTGGGCTTATTCAATTTAAATACAGCTGTCCCCTTTCCTATTTCATAGGTATATAGTTGACCTGATATTTCATTATTTAATGAGGTTACCCTTACTCCAGATTCATTTTCAATTCCAAATCCAAATAATAAGTTTTTTTTAGCGACCTCACATTCAAATTCAAACTTGATTAAAAATGAATCTCCCATTTTAACCTCGGAGATAATTTCTCCTATTTCATTCTCCAACCAGACTTCCTTTATAGCAAATTCATTACCAGCTGACCTAATTGCCTTTCGAGCATCAACTATGTTTTTATTATTCTTAAGATTGGTATTTGTTGTTAAATATTTTTCCACTGCCTTATTGACTTCCCCATAAAAATC
Coding sequences within it:
- a CDS encoding glycosyltransferase family 2 protein; its protein translation is MEKLKVSVIIPTRNRAELLRGTLESIARQSLDKQFYEVIVCDNDSKDNTKSICEEYKSSFSYFKYIYTDKIGLHVGRHAGLMNSKGDYLVFADDDIEAFSRWLETIYNEFENDSNIGLIGGKNLPKFLGEVPFWIHEKWNQPNADGRVLSELSLLDLGESKKYISPNLVFGCNYSIRKKILLETEGFHPDGFPFELIKYRGDGESYVSNYVKKSDYKCLYHPMASVWHLVTKDRLSKNYFFKRSYCQGVSDAYTKLRSENKISKDSFLQSLIKPIKKVVHFLRIGSLTDMDKQLLKSYNEGYKYLVHQYATNVEVRNWVRKSNYLE
- a CDS encoding NAD-dependent epimerase/dehydratase family protein — its product is MKIVVTGGAGFIGSQLCEKLLDSGRSVIVVDNFDDFYSRKRKIENLKKIKAHPQGDIVVGDIRRLQSLDELQNEEFGVIVHLAALAGVGPSLKSPSVYYDVNINGTENVLKLAKVKNAKVVFGSSSSVYGINGDTPWKEDCTNVPISPYAISKIAGENLCQSYNFNYGVVSTLLRFFTVYGPRQRPDLAIFKFIQRIHRGEEIIIFGDGTATRDYTFVEDILNGILSAISVNVAEKQTYNLGNSVPVSLNLLVDTIGKVVGKTPKIRYMEMQHGDVPHTLASIDAAKKMLNYAPVVSIEDGIKEQYKWMSKVGVV
- a CDS encoding cupin domain-containing protein; the encoded protein is MVEYVRYQELNLGIIIRSNHKESGIRFFTKESDSQQLGYMSRPEGYEIVPHRHNLVKREVHLTQEVLLIKSGKVRVDFYCDNQQYVCSKILNAGDVVLLSDGGHGFKILEDAEIIEVKQGPYCGEEDKIRFNSISEKEIIIKDDIR
- a CDS encoding class I SAM-dependent DNA methyltransferase, whose protein sequence is MTFDKYSQYYDLFYDNKSYREEVNFVVDVINSHLNGNFDSLLDIGCGSGNHARYLASFFESITGVDRSDSMVKVANEKNIPNFKALEADVCSFNLGLTFGSAIALFHVFSYLNTNDQVLTAFTNVNNHLSVGGLFIFDVWNTATVYNQPPQVKVRREKMGLKKVVRITKPKLDVISNTVDVQFDFIIHDNYECIEFSELHRMRHYSPPEIELFCWKTGFEVIKSCDMISGAPLSQDTFSATYILRKIKEL
- a CDS encoding acyltransferase, with amino-acid sequence MYRFVKRELVRWRFERRNIYFKGNFKIGKGVEINTKYGGKIVFGENIELGDYTKFITFGGDISIGDYCSFNPFCVIYGHGGLEVGNKVRVATQTVIIPANHSYKDLEISIMHQKESRKGIVIGSDVWIAAGARILDGVNIGNGVVVAAGSVVTKSFESNRVIGGVPAKVIKVRDGK
- a CDS encoding class I SAM-dependent methyltransferase, with amino-acid sequence MESSKAPIPKFSLKQNLYAKFNGIWTFNIPTYTTATELIVLLRLAKSLPKGAISVEIGSYIGASSLFICKGLKKGSKLNCVDTWENDAMSEGNWSSLAEFKKNVVSVRRKINLCQGYSHDVAMNFEGEIDFLFVDGDHSYEGVKKDFDLWFPKLKPGGIICFHDFGWAKGVQRVVNEEVTHLTYNHKHLTNMFWAWKN